One genomic window of Candoia aspera isolate rCanAsp1 chromosome 12, rCanAsp1.hap2, whole genome shotgun sequence includes the following:
- the PRPS1 gene encoding ribose-phosphate pyrophosphokinase 1 isoform X1 encodes MPNIKIFSGSSHQDLSQKIADRLGLELGKVVTKKFSNQETCVEIGESVRGEDVYIVQSGCGEINDNLMELLIMINACKIASASRVTAVIPCFPYARQDKKDKVPRRPAAPLPGPPRPPLTALPLFQSRAPISAKLVANMLSVAGADHIITMDLHASQIQGFFDIPVDNLYAEPAVLKWIKENIVEWKNCTIVSPDAGGAKRVTSIADRLNVDFALIHKERKKASEVDRMVLVGDVKDRVAILVDDMADTCGTICHAADKLLSAGATKVYAILTHGIFSGPAISRINHACFEAVVVTNTIPQEDKMKHCPKIQVIDISMILAEAIRRTHNGESVSYLFSHVPL; translated from the exons ATGCCCAACATCAAAATCTTCAGCGGCAGCTCGCACCAGGACCTCTCGCAGAAGATCGCCGACCGGCTGGGCCTCGAGCTAGGCAAGGTCGTCACCAAGAAGTTCTCCAACCAGGAGACCTG CGTGGAGATCGGCGAGAGTGTCCGCGGTGAGGACGTCTACATCGTGCAGAGCGGCTGCGGGGAGATCAACGACAACCTGATGGAGCTGCTGATCATGATCAACGCCTGCAAGATCGCCTCGGCCAGCCGCGTCACGGCCGTCATCCCCTGCTTCCCCTACGCGCGCCAGGACAAGAAGGACAAGGTGCcccgccgccccgccgcccccCTGCCGGGACCGCCCCGCCCGCCCCTGACCGCGCTGCCTCTTTTCCAGAGCCGCGCCCCGATTTCCGCCAAGCTGGTGGCTAATATGCTCTCTGTCGCCGGCGCTGACCACATCATCACCATGGACCTGCACGCCTCCCAGATCCAG GGTTTCTTTGATATCCCTGTGGACAACCTGTATGCTGAGCCAGCTGTCCTGAAGTGGATCAAGGAGAACATTGTCGAGTGGAAGAACTGCACGATCGTCTCTCCTGACGCTGGGGGAGCCAAAAG AGTGACCTCCATTGCTGACCGGCTGAACGTGGACTTTGCCCTCATTCACAAGGAGAGGAAGAAGGCCAGCGAGGTAGACCGCATGGTTCTGGTAGGGGATGTGAAGGACCGAGTGGCCATCCTTGTGGACGACATGGCAGACACTTGTGGCACCATCTGCCACGCAGCAGACAA GCTGCTTTCAGCTGGCGCTACCAAAGTTTATGCCATCCTGACTCATGGGATCTTTTCTGGGCCAGCCATTTCCCGAATCAACCACGCCTGCTTTGAAGCAGTTGTGGTCACAAACACCATCCCCCAGGAGGACAAGATGAAGCACTGCCCCAAGATCCAG GTGATCGACATCTCCATGATCCTGGCCGAGGCCATCAGGAGGACTCACAACGGGGAATCTGTCTCTTACCTCTTCAGTCACGTCCCTTTATAA
- the FRMPD3 gene encoding FERM and PDZ domain-containing protein 3, producing the protein MQEERCWDDMECGQLPADTLRQVKIQRDPAYGFGFVAGSERPVVVRSVTSGGPSEDKLLAGDQILAINHEDVSDAPREKIIELVRGAKEAVVLTVLQTHQSPKSAFISAAKKAKLRSNPVKVRFSEHVTIGETDPDMLKKEALLLIPNVLKVFLENGQIKSFTFDGRTTVKDVVMTLQDRLSLRQIEHFSLVLEYSSPEQSHKFLLLQDKQPLAHVVQRTHYQGMRCLFRVSFFPKDPVELLQRDPAAFEYLYIQSRNDVIRERFGMEPKPEMLLGLTALHIYITVSATRPSQKVSLKNVEKEWGLEPFLPPSLLQGIKDKSLRKALSQQLKAHQNQPPCGTKITTTQAKLHYLHILNELPTFAGVLFSTVGLDEKQPATTLLVGPRHGISHVIDLKTNLTTVLSEFSKVSKIQLFRENQGVARVETSILDAKPLVLLMEWPEATNFTCLIAGYCRLLVDSKRMIFSRPTSQAPPPPPPLIKADGSTFISPQPPPPAGHLAKKESRLLGACLPNPGLGRGPQAPLASDSELVSFCYLHTREQKECKSRTDINENVILFEESRPRTKSDPTSKRTGRDCSRATQDQDPDGLDQEHQANRARAYTMDGHQGSQPLQLYCDSCKARVQHQQPTAHRGGNPGPTRDNVVDLTSLPPPGSDEEDDETTALLPAIAAPPPGFQDNSSDEDDSKRRAAAAAKGQEQGRHLCGILYEEIPITLIDSMQTRTVRDHAQDLDDALVSTLQALEALAASEDSPHPQPQQTAGLIVLATITPESPMDPSHETTSPEVPEVTEIVAAMKQHKNAAFFLTQHLNKESLLAQKDLPFCIQGSRAKEPLQHPGPSASSNPAPNPSCARSKWELPQRGKDHAPATQPLPSQQLSEPNTIRAGPEPKGSSPDGAAAGTPHTTATAQGNSQPENGLQDMGAAPATIPYAVQPVSHRASPSSAAAASSLTEGGTPPWGLSCRQQASPQPCLSGMATVGRLPPSPPCSQKQQTSNVCQWCRGPQGSAAERVPAAGEDRQVPQSCQPLGRPEGARLPGAGPPGAGPPGAGEELGQKGRGEAARPAGQRETVLASQGGKGQHEAGTDSRRADASNLRDPPSKSPQTFGGSGSEALKEKVPPGPQTEGPLSNSVLSKRLEKAPAIMPPDSDLPAKPKVPKASFRFRNLISATFPTRLKRETDERQAQLQKVKQYELEFLEELLKPKTKRPPVSPDCLDPSTTGRCTCQLRTSPVQKVPGMSREQRRSCDCKRLSRGTGARPGQPAASGLERQGSGTEPQQAEGPRNSSIRTPPKGSRIRSTSLESRDCRSDPENGLSCLTTCASPGECVGAPPRYKRLMRRYSVSEIEKMEQTSPSSLGYQSHHSSKQRERDTTAQIPALKGKEPEPLSAAADPFYVQVTEQDQKGSAVLPFQEDVYPSPPNLPEEDADGERCCSFRYCFYYRKCDMADNGSEKDELSYAIPMQVLPEGKLSHQAIPVVSRTLQVLDATACSTPDNQTQEIDLRTSSFEGSLAKIHALKGRTYTWPNGFLAVQLDTSELLTILRQCVISPEIHGGKPHLPQLTEYKQELALKFKDFRASCRRVAAVHKSPTRMLSAVSSSFQVLGSLIETFVRLVNVVRSESQRYALLAKVEEIVRNYTFLLRAAEESTARTSHRGNQEAEQLGRQSVASVVNTLTRSLKMLMNK; encoded by the exons ATGCAGGAGGAGCGCTGCTGGGATGATATGGAATGTGGCCAGTTGCCTGCAGACACCCTCCGACAGGTGAAAATCCAGCGTGACCCTGCCTATGGATTTGGCTTTGTGGCCGGAAGCGAGAGACCTGTGGTAGTGCGCTCCGTGACCTCAG GAGGGCCATCTGAGGATAAGCTCTTGGCAGGTGACCAAATTTTGGCCATAAACCACGAAGATGTAAGTGACGCCCCCAGAGAGAAAATCATAGAACTTGTCAG AGGCGCCAAGGAGGCCGTGGTTCTTACAGTGCTACAGACTCATCAG TCCCCCAAATCGGCCTTTATCAGTGCAGCCAAAAAGGCAAAGTTGCGGTCCAACCCCGTGAAAGTGCGCTTTTCGGAACACGTCACCATTGGCGAGACTGATCCA GACATGCTGAAGAAGGAAGCTCTTCTTCTTATCCCAAACGTGCTGAAGGTTTTCCTTGAGAATGGACAGATCAAGTCTTTCACGTTTGATGGCCGAACCACTGTCAAG GATGTGGTGATGACCCTGCAGGATCGACTGTCCCTGAGGCAGATTGAGCATTTCTCCCTGGTCTTGGAATACTCCAGCCCTGAACAGAGCCATAAGTTCCTCCTTCTGCAGGACAAGCAGCCCCTGGCCCAT GTGGTACAGAGGACACACTACCAAGGCATGCGATGCCTCTTCCGTGTCAGCTTCTTTCCCAAAGACCCCgtggagctgctgcagagagaCCCTGCAGCCTTTGAGTACCTGTACATCCAG AGCCGCAATGATGTGATCAGGGAACGATTTGGGATGGAGCCCAAGCCGGAAATGCTGCTCGGCCTGACTGCCCTGCACATTTACATCACTGTTTCAGCCACACGGCCAAGCCAGAAAGTGTCTCTCAAAAACGTGGA GAAGGAATGGGGCCTGGAGCCATTCCTGCCCCCCTCACTGTTGCAAGGCATCAAAGACAAGAGTCTTCGGAAGGCGCTTTCTCAGCAGCTGAAGGCACATCAGAACCAGCCCCCCTGTGGCACCAAG ATCACCACCACCCAAGCCAAGCTCCACTACCTGCACATCCTGAATGAGCTGCCGACCTTTGCAGGCGTCCTGTTCAGCACTGTGGGACTG GATGAGAAACAGCCAGCCACCACCCTCCTGGTGGGGCCTCGCCATGGCATCAGCCACGTCATTGACCTGAAGACAAACCTCACCACCGTGCTCTCTGAGTTCAGCAAAGTCAGCAAGATCCAGCTCTTCAGAGAGAACCAGGGCGTGGCCCGGGTGGAAACAAGCATCCTGGATGCCAAG CCTCTGGTGCTGCTAATGGAATGGCCGGAGGCCACCAACTTCACCTGCCTCATTGCCGGCTACTGCCGCCTCCTGGTGGATTCCAAGAGGATGATCTTTTCCCGGCCCACCAGTCaggcaccaccaccaccgcctCCTCTGATCAAGGCAG ATGGCAGCACATTCATCAGCCCGCAGCCTCCTCCACCAGCAGGGCACCTGGCTAAGAAAGAGAGCAGGCTCCTGGGAGCCTGCCTCCCCAACCCCGGGTTGGGGCGTGGCCCTCAAGCTCCCCTggcctccgactcggagctcgtcAGCTTTTGCTACCTGCACACACGGGAGCAGAAGGAATGCAAGAGCAGGACAGACATCAATGAAAATGTGATCCTCTTCGAGGAGTCTCGGCCCCGGACCAAGTCTGACCCCACATCCAAGAGGACTGGGCGAGACTGCAGCAGGGCCACCCAGGATCAGGACCCAGATGGCCTGGACCAGGAGCACCAGGCCAACCGAGCCAGGGCATACACCATGGATGGCCACCAGGGGAGTCAGCCTCTGCAGCTGTACTGCGACTCATGCAAGGCCAGAGTCCAGCACCAACAGCCAACCGCCCACAGAGGTGGCAATCCTGGCCCCACACGGGACAATGTGGTGGACCTGACATCCCTCCCCCCTCCAGGGAGTGATGAAGAGGACGACGAAACCACGGCCCTCCTCCCGGCCATCGCTGCACCCCCTCCTGGTTTCCAAGACAACAGCTCCGACGAGGATGACTCCAAGCGccgggcagcagcagcagcaaaagggcAAGAGCAAGGACGTCACCTCTGCGGCATCCTCTACGAGGAGATTCCCATAACACTCATAGACAGTATGCAGACGCGGACAGTTCGGGACCACGCCCAGGACCTGGACGATGCTCTGGTCTCTACCCTCCAGGCCCTGGAAGCGTTAGCAGCCTCAGAAGACAGTCCGCATCCTCAGCCACAGCAGACAGCAG GCCTCATCGTTCTCGCCACCATCACGCCCGAGTCACCAATGGACCCCAGCCACGAAACCACCTCCCCAGAGGTCCCCGAAGTCACTGAGATTGTCGCAGCCATGAAACAACACAAGAACGCTGCCTTCTTCCTGACTCAGCACCTCAACAAGGAAAGCCTCCTGGCCCAGAAGGATCTCCCTTTCTGCATTCAGGGCAGTAGGGCCAAAGAGCCACTGCAGCATCCAGGCCCAAGCGCGTCCTCAAACCCAGCCCCCAACCCCTCCTGCGCTAGAAGCAAGTGGGAGCTTCCGCAGAGGGGAAAAGACCATGCCCCTGCAACGCAGCCCTTGCCCTCCCAGCAGCTCAGTGAGCCCAACACCATAAGGGCAGGCCCAGAGCCCAAGGGCTCCAGTCCCGACGGGGCAGCTGCGGGAACCCCACACACCACTGCCACTGCCCAGGGCAACAGCCAGCCAGAGAATGGACTACAGGACATGGGAGCGGCTCCTGCCACCATTCCATATGCTGTGCAGCCAGTCAGCCACAGAGCCTCCCCTTCCTCAGCAGCAGCTGCCTCCTCTCTGACTGAAGGCGGCACTCCCCCCTGGGGTCTCAGCTGCAGGCAGCAAGCCAGCCCCCAGCCTTGCCTTTCGGGGATGGCCACTGTGGGCCGGCTCCCCCCAAGCCCCCCCTGTTCCCAGAAGCAGCAAACAAGCAATGTCTGCCAGTGGTGCCGAGGGCCCCAGGGCAGCGCAGCAGAGAGGGTCCCAGCAGCAGGAGAGGACAGACAGGTGCCCCAGAGCTGCCAGCCACTGGGAAGGCCGGAGGGGGCCAGGCTGCCGGGGGCCGGGCCTCCGGGGGCCGGGCCTCCAGGGGCTGGCGAGGAACTTGGTCAGAAAGGCCGGGGGGAGGCTGCCAGGCCAGCTGGCCAGAGAGAGACTGTTCTCGCCAGCCAAGGGGGAAAAGGACAGCACGAAGCAGGCACTGACAGCCGCAGGGCTGATGCCAGCAACCTGAGGGACCCGCCTTCCAAAAGCCCACAGACTTTTGGTGGCTCCGGCAGCGAGGCTCTGAAGGAGAAGGTCCCCCCAGGTCCCCAGACCGAGGGCCCGCTCTCCAATTCCGTGCTTTCAAAAAGGCTTGAAAAGGCTCCGGCCATTATGCCACCAGATTCAGACCTCCCAGCTAAGCCCAAAGTGCCCAAAGCGTCATTCCGGTTCAGGAACCTCATTTCAGCCACTTTTCCAACACGGCTCAAGAGAGAGACGGACGAGCGACAGGCTCAGCTGCAGAAGGTGAAGCAGTACGAGCTTGAATTCTTGGAAGAGCTCCTTAAGCCAAAGACTAAGAGACCCCCCGTATCTCCAGACTGTCTGGACCCCTCAACCACAGGGCGCTGCACCTGCCAGCTCCGGACCAGCCCTGTGCAGAAAGTGCCAGGGATGTCCAGGGAACAGAGGCGGAGCTGTGACTGCAAGCGGCTCAGCCGTGGCACCGGGGCCCGGCCCGGCCAGCCAGCAGCATCAGGATTGGAAAGGCAGGGGAGTGGGACAGAGCCGCAGCAGGCAGAAGGGCCAAGAAATTCCAGCATTAGAACCCCTCCAAAGGGCAGCCGGATCAGGTCCACCAGCCTGGAATCCAGGGATTGCCGTTCTGACCCCGAGAACGGCCTGTCGTGCCTGACCACATGTGCCTCTCCTGGGGAGTGCGTAGGAGCACCACCGCGCTACAAGAGGCTGATGCGCCGCTACAGCGTCAGTGAAATTGAAAAGATGGAGCAAACCTCCCCAAGTTCTCTGGGCTATCAGAGCCATCATTCAAGcaagcagagagagagggacaccACAGCCCAGATCCCTGCCTTGAAGGGAAAAGAGCCAGAGCCCCTCTCTGCAGCAGCAGACCCCTTCTATGTTCAGGTGACTGAGCAGGACCAGAAGGGCAGTGCAGTGCTTCCTTTTCAGGAGGATGTGTACCCAAGTCCCCCCAACCTGCCAGAGGAGGATGCAGACGGGGAGAGGTGTTGCTCTTTCCGGTACTGCTTCTACTACAGGAAGTGTGACATGGCTGACAACGGCAGCGAGAAAGACGAGCTGTCTTATGCCATCCCCATGCAGGTTCTCCCAGAAGGGAAGCTCAGCCACCAGGCAATCCCGGTCGTCAGCAGAACCCTCCAAGTTCTGGATGCCACCGCCTGCAGCACTCCGGACAACCAGACCCAGGAGATAGACCTGCGGACCTCCTCCTTTGAGGGCAGCCTGGCCAAGATCCACGCCCTGAAGGGCCGCACCTACACCTGGCCCAATGGATTCCTGGCCGTGCAGCTTGACACTAGTGAACTCTTGACCATCTTGCGGCAGTGCGTCATAAGCCCCGAGATCCATGGAGGCAAGCCTCACCTCCCCCAGCTGACTGAGTACAAGCAAGAGTTGGCCCTTAAGTTCAAAGACTTCCGGGCCTCCTGCCGGAGAGTTGCTGCAGTCCACAAGAGCCCGACCCGCATGCTGTCGGCAGTTAGCAGCAGCTTCCAGGTTTTGGGCAGCTTGATAGAGACCTTTGTGCGGCTGGTGAACGTGGTGCGCTCAGAGTCTCAGCGCTACGCGCTCTTAGCCAAAGTCGAAGAGATTGTGAGGAACTACACTTTCTTGCTGAGAGCGGCTGAGGAATCCACTGCCCGAACGAGCCACCGAGGGAACCAGGAAGCTGAGCAGCTGGGCCGCCAATCAGTGGCCTCTGTAGTGAACACGCTCACACGCTCCTTGAAGATGCTGATGAACAAATAA
- the SLC25A53 gene encoding solute carrier family 25 member 53: MEEDTERHKRQWSSRSYFVGAASASLSTLATFPVYKTIFRQQLHASSITEAVHQLRCEGFCQIYRGVFPPLMAKTLQGTLMFGTYNSFYGFLSTQPLGPCSKRATAGLLSGFLEALVFCPFERVQNVLQDGRKVQQFPTTRHILATFHSYTLWESFSLGFYQGLGLILVRNGLGSSLYFALEEPLRSSLSKQGLPAGIPAFLSGSISGTVVCLLLYPLSILIANVQSQVGRQETLGLLATMTNAWQARGRKAWLLYRGGSLLILRSSLTWGLTTGLYHFLSKVAS; encoded by the coding sequence ATGGAGGAGGATACAGAGAGGCATAAAAGGCAGTGGAGTTCCAGAAGCTACTTTGTGGGTGCCGCCTCTGCAAGCCTCTCCACCCTGGCAACCTTCCCTGTCTACAAGACCATCTTCCGCCAGCAGCTGCACGCCTCCTCCATCACTGAAGCGGTGCACCAGCTGCGCTGCGAAGGCTTCTGCCAAATCTACCGAGGTGTCTTTCCACCACTCATGGCCAAGACACTGCAAGGAACATTGATGTTTGGCACCTATAACAGCTTCTACGGCTTCCTCTCAACTCAGCCTTTGGGGCCGTGCTCCAAAAGGGCCACAGCTGGGCTGCTTTCTGGCTTCTTGGAAGCCTTGGTTTTCTGTCCCTTCGAGAGGGTTCAGAACGTGCTCCAGGATGGGAGGAAGGTCCAGCAGTTCCCCACAACAAGGCACATCCTGGCGACCTTCCATTCCTACACTCTCTGGGAGAGCTTCAGCCTGGGCTTCTACCAAGGCCTCGGGCTCATCCTGGTGCGCAACGGTCTGGGGAGCTCCCTCTATTTTGCCCTAGAAGAGCCTCTCCGCAGCAGTCTCTCCAAGCAGGGTTTGCCTGCCGGAATCCCAGCCTTTCTGTCAGGCAGCATCAGTGGCACTGTGGTGTGCCTGCTCCTCTACCCGCTTAGCATCCTCATTGCCAATGTGCAATCACAAGTGGGGAGGCAGGAAACCCTTGGCCTCTTGGCCACGATGACAAACGCCTGGCAGGCCCGGGGGAGGAAAGCCTGGCTGCTGTATAGGGGTGGCTCTCTCCTCATTCTCCGCTCTAGCCTCACATGGGGACTTACAACCGGCCTCTACCACTTCTTGTCCAAGGTCGCAAGCTGA
- the PRPS1 gene encoding ribose-phosphate pyrophosphokinase 1 isoform X2 gives MPNIKIFSGSSHQDLSQKIADRLGLELGKVVTKKFSNQETCVEIGESVRGEDVYIVQSGCGEINDNLMELLIMINACKIASASRVTAVIPCFPYARQDKKDKSRAPISAKLVANMLSVAGADHIITMDLHASQIQGFFDIPVDNLYAEPAVLKWIKENIVEWKNCTIVSPDAGGAKRVTSIADRLNVDFALIHKERKKASEVDRMVLVGDVKDRVAILVDDMADTCGTICHAADKLLSAGATKVYAILTHGIFSGPAISRINHACFEAVVVTNTIPQEDKMKHCPKIQVIDISMILAEAIRRTHNGESVSYLFSHVPL, from the exons ATGCCCAACATCAAAATCTTCAGCGGCAGCTCGCACCAGGACCTCTCGCAGAAGATCGCCGACCGGCTGGGCCTCGAGCTAGGCAAGGTCGTCACCAAGAAGTTCTCCAACCAGGAGACCTG CGTGGAGATCGGCGAGAGTGTCCGCGGTGAGGACGTCTACATCGTGCAGAGCGGCTGCGGGGAGATCAACGACAACCTGATGGAGCTGCTGATCATGATCAACGCCTGCAAGATCGCCTCGGCCAGCCGCGTCACGGCCGTCATCCCCTGCTTCCCCTACGCGCGCCAGGACAAGAAGGACAAG AGCCGCGCCCCGATTTCCGCCAAGCTGGTGGCTAATATGCTCTCTGTCGCCGGCGCTGACCACATCATCACCATGGACCTGCACGCCTCCCAGATCCAG GGTTTCTTTGATATCCCTGTGGACAACCTGTATGCTGAGCCAGCTGTCCTGAAGTGGATCAAGGAGAACATTGTCGAGTGGAAGAACTGCACGATCGTCTCTCCTGACGCTGGGGGAGCCAAAAG AGTGACCTCCATTGCTGACCGGCTGAACGTGGACTTTGCCCTCATTCACAAGGAGAGGAAGAAGGCCAGCGAGGTAGACCGCATGGTTCTGGTAGGGGATGTGAAGGACCGAGTGGCCATCCTTGTGGACGACATGGCAGACACTTGTGGCACCATCTGCCACGCAGCAGACAA GCTGCTTTCAGCTGGCGCTACCAAAGTTTATGCCATCCTGACTCATGGGATCTTTTCTGGGCCAGCCATTTCCCGAATCAACCACGCCTGCTTTGAAGCAGTTGTGGTCACAAACACCATCCCCCAGGAGGACAAGATGAAGCACTGCCCCAAGATCCAG GTGATCGACATCTCCATGATCCTGGCCGAGGCCATCAGGAGGACTCACAACGGGGAATCTGTCTCTTACCTCTTCAGTCACGTCCCTTTATAA